In Zea mays cultivar B73 chromosome 7, Zm-B73-REFERENCE-NAM-5.0, whole genome shotgun sequence, the following proteins share a genomic window:
- the LOC100381532 gene encoding cytochrome P450 78A5, producing the protein MVLTMASAQEDSLLLLLLPTTSPLPTLMAVFILAAVLLWLSPGGPAWALSRCRRPPPGPTGVVTALSSPVAHRTLAALSHAVDGGKALMAFSVGLTRLVVSSQPDTAREILASPAFGDRPIKDAARHLLFHHAMGFAPSGDAHWRGLRRLAANHLFGPRRVAGAAHHRASIGEAMVADVAAAMARHGEVPLKRVLHVASLNHVMATVFGKRYDMGSREGAVLDEMVAEGYDLLGTFNWADHLPLLKHLDPQGVRRRCNRLVQKVESFVGKIIMEHRTRRANGGVVGDECMGDFVDVLLGLEGEEKLSDEDMIAVLWEMIFRGADTVAILMEWVMARMALHPDIQAKAQAELDGVVGIGRGVADADVASLPYIQCIVKETLRMHPPGPLLSWARLAVHDAHVGGHLVPAGTTAMVNMWSIAHDPAIWAEPEKFRPERFQEEDVSVLGSDLRLAPFGAGRRACPGKILALATTHLWVAQLLHKFEWAAGGGVDLSERLSMSLEMATPLVCKAVPRVQGQAAS; encoded by the exons CCTCATGGCTGTGTTCATCCTAGCCGCCGTCCTCCTGTGGCTCTCCCCTGGCGGTCCTGCGTGGGCGCTCTCCCGCTGCCGCCGCCCGCCGCCCGGGCCAACGGGCGTGGTCACCGCGCTCTCCAGCCCCGTGGCGCACCGCACCCTGGCGGCGCTGTCCCACGCCGTAGACGGCGGCAAGGCACTGATGGCCTTCTCGGTCGGGCTGACCCGTCTCGTCGTGTCGAGCCAGCCCGATACGGCGCGCGAGATCCTCGCCAGCCCCGCGTTCGGCGACCGCCCCATCAAGGACGCGGCGCGCCacctgctcttccaccacgccatGGGCTTCGCGCCCTCCGGAGACGCGCACTGGCGCGGGCTCCGCCGCCTCGCCGCCAACCACCTGTTCGGCCCGCGCCGCGTGGCGGGTGCCGCGCACCACCGCGCCTCCATCGGCGAGGCCATGGTCGCCGACGTCGCCGCTGCCATGGCGCGCCACGGCGAGGTCCCTCTCAAGCGCGTGCTGCATGTCGCGTCTCTCAACCACGTCATGGCCACCGTGTTTGGCAAGCGCTACGACATGGGCAGCCGAGAGGGCGCCGTTCTGGACGAGATGGTGGCCGAGGGCTACGACCTCCTGGGCACGTTCAACTGGGCTGACCACCTGCCATTGCTCAAGCATCTCGACCCCCAGGGCGTGCGCCGCCGGTGCAATAGGCTGGTCCAAAAGGTCGAATCGTTCGTTGGCAAGATCATCATGGAGCACAGGACGAGGCGCGCAAATGGAGGAGTCGTGGGCGATGAGTGCATGGGTGACTTCGTCGACGTCCTTCTTGGCCTCGAGGGAGAGGAGAAGCTGTCAGATGAGGACATGATCGCTGTTCTTTGG GAGATGATCTTCAGAGGCGCCGACACCGTGGCGATCTTGATGGAGTGGGTCATGGCGAGGATGGCGCTGCACCCGGACATCCAGGCGAAGGCCCAGGCGGAGCTGGACGGCGTCGTGGGCATCGGGCGCGGCGTGGCGGACGCCGACGTCGCCAGCCTACCCTACATCCAGTGCATCGTGAAGGAGACGCTGCGCATGCACCCGCCAGGCCCGCTCCTGTCGTGGGCGCGCCTCGCCGTCCACGACGCGCACGTCGGAGGCCACCTGGTCCCCGCCGGCACCACAGCCATGGTCAACATGTGGTCCATCGCGCACGACCCCGCCATCTGGGCCGAGCCGGAGAAGTTCCGCCCCGAGCGGTTCCAGGAGGAGGACGTGAGCGTCCTCGGGAGCGACCTCCGCCTGGCCCCCTTCGGCGCCGGGCGCCGCGCCTGCCCCGGCAAGATACTGGCCCTCGCCACCACCCACCTCTGGGTCGCCCAGCTTCTGCACAAGTTCGAGTGGGCCGCCGGCGGGGGCGTCGACCTGTCGGAGCGCCTGAGCATGTCGCTGGAGATGGCCACGCCGCTGGTGTGCAAGGCCGTACCCAGGGTTCAGGGCCAAGCGGCCTCCTAG